In Chrysoperla carnea chromosome 2, inChrCarn1.1, whole genome shotgun sequence, the following proteins share a genomic window:
- the LOC123293392 gene encoding papilin isoform X1, with protein MDLHRLLRSLALLTFVLTTYFSTVLSRHYFINNITDENLIEANRFKSLHLRFKRQQGAGLYLPDSYVTDTGRDEREEGPWGPWSGPSECSRTCGGGVSTQRRECTPGYRCTGPSKKHFSCNTQDCPDDADFREQQCAKFNSVPFEGVTYDWIPYTKAPNKCELNCMPRGERFYYRHSMQVIDGTRCDDASLNVCVEGQCQPVGCDMMLGSPAREDKCRQCVGDGSSCNTVTGLLDSQDLQAGYNDILLIPAGATNIHVYEVRPSNNYLAIRNATGHYYLNGNWRIDFPKTMRFAGTLFLYERNSHGFPAPDIISCVGPTTEALYIVLLLSDVNVGVKYEYSIPKDISSSPISDTYNWIFDSYSDCSASCGGGTQSRRVYCVSRQSLKPVDDKLCDAGSRYPETQACNTEACPATWREGPWSNCTEICGSAGTQTREVVCERVIADGIASVVDDKQCSELGLKPKTAQECNREVECPKWHIAPWKACDQLCGKGKETRAVTCYRKLENGRIEILEDSACESTEAGKKPESEKECELKPCKGLDWITSEWSNCDSKCGPAQQTRRAYCATNDGEVYPDDLCTNPKPELVQDCPTEPTCDEFLWFSSDWSECSAKCGQGKQTRIVFCGSKDEDTVKQVEADKCDQTKKLETVKNCTAEVDKCTGEWFAGPWSTCSKECGGGLRERKVLCKSENKTVHVKECNSVEILYSTESCNTQSCDEDEIISVDVTKSIASTTEPQPDEYEVDINEECDEGYESDEDESSEESEDDDYIITVTSPVIESSSETPFDTLSSLASEQMFSDAAYSSSVDDEETSTETNISDYDFSDYEGSGEETTESLDKTSEIESSTLESELTSEKSSESSSESSISSESSSLSGSEVSTESVSEKSSESSESSAITPLDSSTLAVSEISSESASESSSLSISESSSETVSESSSESVSESSSESVSKSSPESSSESASESVSESSSESASESSSEAMSESSSLSSESTSESSSESSTETSVTESTSDITTDSSSSDSSSPSSIDSSDLTTTSDISSTSDSISSTTDSSIDISTETKIPGADAELDPEDIAEILEKYKKGLTTESSSDGTGSTETSITSESESSSPSSETTDSSLSTDSSISSESSVPSESSVSSESSTLEVSSISAETSSEQSSSVESSSEVSTESSPMETSTLLESSSVSSISSEISSETTESTSESSSLSSESSSETVSSESVPTSSEFTSESSSESSEITSETVSQSWESTILSITKKLTKICRKKKSPCKNTKFGCCSDKETPAAGPFQAGCPTPKTCNETKHGCCPDGVSVAKGSKNKGCPKIKCAETLFGCCPDNVTAAEGNDNEGCKKEPPPPECASSKFGCCSDNVTKASGPDEEGCPTNCSTSEFGCCPDGIQAAIGENQEGCYEEGSSTTESGVSETPCDATPFGCCPDGGSAATGENYDGCGIINHENCTISYYGCCPDNKTAALGVKMEGCKVACDDSPFGCCPDLVNPAHGHNQEGCCLSSPFGCCPDNTSPARGPNQEGCDCEYSRFGCCPDNTTAAIGPNNEGCGCEQTRFGCCPDTFTEATGPNFEGCPCHSFQFGCCDDGVTVASGPRKQGCGCLTTEFKCCPDEKTPASGPNFEGCDCTASKFGCCPDGVTNAEGDNFEGCTDVPVNRQEACKLSKDRGNGRNYTVKWYYDMEYGGCSRFWYGGEDGNDNRFVSQEECRSVCVEPQGKDVCNLPKVAGACEGYYPTWYYDKERKQCTQFIYGGCLGNNNRFKTREECLELCAPADIKDVCQLPKEEGPCNGRHERWYYNAESDKCDRFLYGGCKGNGNNFNTEDACSQKCLKPGEQKAKCQLPNEQGNCTEKLPRWYFNTKDNRCMPFYYSGCSGNDNNFVDRTYCEKDCPPKIQLDLCHLPAETGECYQYTPRWYYDTKERNCRQFYYGGCGGNENNFQTQQECEGRCEFIPTEPPAVTTSGPFKTEFCFLPSVSGSCSNQTRRFYYDSRVGVCQQFLYTGCEGNQNNFETIEECHRNCANSQDLCTLPKVEGPCDASYDQWYYNKGTDQCEPFVYGGCAGNTNRFNDQQSCEQRCQRRRAPDSPIETTTRGLLSTLRPRPEPQPQINRTVEALCYSRADPGQCSDNISAWFYNPSAQRCDQFVYTGCGGNENRYESEEACERSCGRFRGQDVCRYPKDTGTCRALIPKYYFDYATSSCQQFNYGGCGGNGNRFSSLAECESICSAPKQEVRPPVTQGPALSREVLCTMPLAQGNCGGGYKRWFYDDERGNCIPFIYTGCSGNENRFRSFEDCINYCVNFTQVNAPTQVLTTESPCRAQTAHCESLKCPYGVERRIDEIGCEECLCYDPCREQVCPSGSRCVVDLKYENRTTIPMPQCRLESKPGQCPLLSARSSIACEQECYTDADCRDEDKCCANDCGSACVSPTAPEFAISTEAQPAYTEPPVLSGVQAPTFEETEPQLEAEEGYYVTIRCVAHGFPIPRITWRKGAFVFDRPMARIRLLPDGSLQIVNVLRSDAGVYICVANNGVGHPLQKEFELRVIAPTQPRPARIFGDEGTQPVANLGSPYTLYCYAMGWPTPHVQWWHGDRILPLDRSPYEQSRYFSLTINPVELHNLGTYTCHAYNGFDRASSWDTTLFALGPVYSNNPNDINFFQYIKNPPDTTNQNETTAIPTQSTIEPTTNATKPPRRVYKVPVRTNITLTKITYAVGEEISIPCNVDGYPIPRVQWFKDNRRIEPSTRFNITEGNRLMIIDAKVSDSGEYRCEAENQYSRNSSSVDIRVQGIYVPPGCKDNPFLANCTLIVKANYCSHKYYQRFCCESCVLAGQLWLPPKEATASKRDDITNII; from the exons atcACTGGCCCTGCTTACATTTGTATTAACAACATACTTTAGTACAGTATTATCcagacattattttataaac AATATAACAGATGAGAATCTTATTGAAGCGAATCGATTTAAATCGCTACATTTAAGATTCAAAAGACAACAAGGTGCAGGATTATACTTACCAGATAGCTATGTAACTGACACGGGTAGAGATGAGCGCGAAGAAGGGCCATGGGGGCCATGGAGTGGACCTAGTGAATGTTCTCGAACATGTGGTGGTGGGGTATCAACACAACGACGTGAATGTACACCTGGATATCGGTGTACGGGACcaagtaaaaaacatttttcatgtaATACACAA GATTGTCCAGATGACGCAGATTTTCGGGAACAACAATGTGCAAAATTTAATTCAGTACCTTTTGAAGGAGTAACATATGA TTGGATACCATATACGAAGGCGCCGAACAAGTGTGAACTAAATTGTATGCCTCGCGGTGAACGTTTTTACTACAGACACAGTATGCAAGTCATTGACGGGACCCGATGTGATGATGCTTCACTCAATGTCTGCGTTGAGGGTCAATGTCAG CCAGTTGGATGTGACATGATGTTAGGTTCACCAGCTCGAGAAGACAAATGTAGGCAATGTGTGGGAGATGGATCATCTTGTAACACCGTAACAGGACTCTTAGATTCTCAAGACTTACAGGCTG GTTACAATGATATTTTGCTAATACCAGCAGGAGCAACAAATATTCATGTATATGAAGTACgaccatcaaacaattatttaGCAATTCGAAATGCAACCggtcattattatttaaatggtaATTGGCGCATAGATTTTCCAAAAACCATGCGATTTGCTGGTaccttatttttatatgaacgaAATTCACATGGTTTCCCAGCACCAGATATTATATCATGTGTAGGGCCCACCACCGAAGCGCTTTACATAGTT ctATTACTATCAGATGTGAACGTTGGAGTCAAATATGAATATAGCATTCCAAAGGATATTTCAAGTAGTCCAATTTCTGATACGTACAATTGGATCTTCGATTCATATTCTGATTGCAGTGCCTCGTGCGGGGGag GTACTCAATCACGACGAGTTTACTGTGTATCACGTCAATCATTAAAACCAGTCGATGATAAACTATGTGATGCTGGGAGTCGTTATCCAGAAACTCAAGCATGTAATACCGAAGCATGCCCAGCAACATGGCGCGAAGGGCCATGGTCAAATTGTACAGAAATTTGTGGATCAGCAGGTACACAAACTCGAGAAGTTGTATGTGAACGAGTTATAGCCGATGGTATAGCAAGTGTGGTTGATGACAAACAGTGCTCAGAGCTTGGATTAAAACCGAAAACGGCACAAGAATGTAATCGAGAAGTAGAATGTCCTAAATGGCATATTGCACCATGGAAGGCG tgcGATCAATTATGTGGCAAAGGAAAAGAAACGCGAGCAGTAACCTGCtatagaaaattagaaaatggaCGTATTGAAATATTGGAAGATTCAGCTTGTGAATCAACTGAAGCTGGTAAAAAACCTGAATCTGAAAAAGAATGTGAACTAAAACCATGTAAAGGTTTAGATTGGATAACAAGTGAATGGTCAAAT TGTGATTCAAAATGTGGACCAGCTCAACAAACACGCAGAGCATATTGTGCAACTAATGACGGCGAAGTTTACCCAGATGATTTATGTACGAATCCAAAACCAGAACTTGTTCAAGACTGCCCGACGGAACCAACTTGTGATGAATTTTTATGGTTCAGTTCTGACTGGAGtgag TGTTCAGCAAAATGTGGTCAAGGTAAACAAACGAGAATTGTATTTTGTGGATCCAAAGATGAAGATACAGTAAAACAAGTTGAAGCTGACAAATGTGATCAAACCAAAAAGTTggaaactgttaaaaattgtacCGCAGAAGTAGATAAATGTACGGGTGAATGGTTTGCTGGACCATGGTCAACG TGTTCTAAAGAATGTGGAGGAGGGTTACGAGAACGTAAAGTTTTATGCAAATCAGAAAACAAGACTGTACATGTAAAGGAATGTAATTCTGTGGAAATTTTATACTCCACCGAAAGTTGTAATACACAAAGCTGTGATGAAG ATGAAATAATATCAGTGGATGTTACAAAATCGATTGCGTCTACGACAGAACCTCAACCGGATGAATACGAAGTAGATATTAATGAGGAATGTGATGAAGGCTATGAAAGTGATGAAGACGAGAGTTCTGAAGAATCT gAAGATGATGACTACATTATCACAGTTACTAGTCCAGTTATTGAATCAAGTAGTGAAACACCATTCGATACTTTATCATCATTGGCTTCCGAACAAATGTTCAGTGACGCTGCATATTCTTCCAGTGTAGATGATGAGGAAACTAGTACTGAAACGAATATAAGTGATTATGATTTCAGTGACTATGAAGGATCTGGTGAAGAAACAACTGAAAGTTTAGATAAAACATCTGAAATTGAATCATCCACATTAGAATCTGAATTAACGAGTGAAAAGTCTTCAGAAAGCTCATCAGAATCATCAATTTCTAGTGAAAGTAGTTCACTATCCGGCAGTGAAGTCTCAACCGAAAGTGTGAGTGAAAAATCATCTGAAAGTTCCGAGTCATCAGCGATCACCCCCTTAGACAGTTCAACACTAGCAGTAAGTGAAATTTCATCTGAATCAGCCAGTGAAAGTTCATCTTTGTCAATCAGTGAATCATCATCAGAAACCGTTAGTGAAAGTTCGTCAGAATCTGTTAGTGAGAGCTCGTCAGAGTCTGTTAGCAAGAGTTCACCAGAGTCTAGTAGTGAAAGTGCATCAGAATCTGTTAGTGAAAGTTCATCAGAATCGGCTAGTGAAAGTTCATCCGAAGCTATGAGTGAAAGTTCCTCACTCAGTAGTGAAAGTACATCGGAATCAAGTAGTGAAAGCTCAACGGAAACTTCCGTTACAGAAAGTACGTCTGACATTACTACGGATAGTTCGTCCAGTGATTCTTCAAGTCCGTCATCAATCGACAGTTCAGATTTGACTACAACTAGTGACATATCATCCACGTCTGATTCAATTTCCAGTACTACTGATTCGAGTATTGATATTTCAACTGAAACTA AAATTCCCGGTGCTGATGCTGAATTAGATCCAGAAGATATAGctgaaattctagaaaaatacaaaaaaggttTAACAACTGAATCATCAAGTGATGGAACAGGTTCTACAGAAACATCAATTACATCAGAAAGTGAAAGCTCTTCGCCTTCATCAGAAACAACAGATAGTTCTCTATCGACAGATAGTTCCATTTCTTCAGAAAGTTCTGTGCCATCGGAAAGCTCAGTTTCATCTGAAAGTTCAACATTGGAAGTATCCAGTATCTCGGCAGAAACTTCATCAGAACAATCCAGTTCTGTGGAAAGTTCCTCTGAAGTTTCAACAGAAAGTTCGCCAATGGAAACATCTACCTTGTTAGAAAGTTCTAGCGTTTCTTCAATTAGTAGTGAAATTTCATCCGAAACAACTGAAAGCACATCAGAAAGTTCTTCCTTGAGTAGTGAATCTAGTTCGGAAACCGTTTCTTCGGAATCAGTACCAACTAGCAGCGAATTTACATCAGAATCAAGTTCGGAATCTAGTGAAATTACATCTGAAACCGTATCACAATCATGGGAATCGACAATATTATCAATTACCAAAAAACTTACTAAAATTTGCCGTAAAAAGAAATCACCTtgcaaaaatactaaatttgggtGCTGTTCAGATAAAGAGACACCGGCAGCAGGACCATTCCAAGCTGGATGTCCAACACCTAAAACATGTAACGAAACGAAACATGGTTGTTGTCCAGATGGTGTTTCTGTTGCTAAAGGATCTAAAAATAAGGGATGTCCAAAAATTAAATGTGCCGAAACATTATTTGGTTGTTGTCCTGATAATGTCACTGCTGCTGAAGGCAATGATAACGAAGGCTGTAAGAAAGAACCACCTCCACCAGAATGCGCTAgttcaaa ATTCGGTTGTTGTTCTGACAATGTCACAAAAGCTTCCGGACCTGACGAAGAAGGCTGTCCAACGAACTGTTCTACAAGTGAATTTGGTTGTTGCCCAGATGGAATACAAGCAGCTATTGGTGAAAATCAAGAAGGTTGCTATGAAGAAGGTAGTTCTACCACTGAGTCTGGTGTGTCAGAAACTCCATGTGATGCTACACCATTTGGATGTTGTCCTGACGGTGGAAGTGCTGCTACAGGTGAAAACTATGATGGTTGTGGAATCATTAATCATGAAAATTGTACAATATCTTATTACGGATGTTGTCCAGATAACAAAACCGCAg CGTTGGGAGTTAAAATGGAAGGGTGTAAAGTTGCATGCGATGATTCACCATTTGGTTGCTGTCCAGATCTCGTTAATCCAGCTCATGGTCATAATCAAGAAGGCTGTTGCCTTAGCTCTCCGTTCGGATGTTGCCCAGACAACACATCTCCAGCTCGTGGACCAAACCAAGAGG GATGCGATTGCGAATACAGTCGATTTGGTTGCTGTCCTGACAATACTACAGCTGCTATTGGGCCAAATAACGAAGGATGTGGTTGTGAACAAACACGATTTGGATGTTGCCCTGATACATTTACTGAAGCAACTGGTCCCAACTTTGAAGGGTGTCCTTGTCATAGTTTCCAATTTGGTTGCTGCGATGATGGTGTTACAGTTGCCAGTGGACCCAGAAAACAAGGTTGTGGATGCCTTACTACAGAATTTAAATGCTGTCCCGATGAAAAAACACCAGCAAGTGGTCCAAACTTTGAAGGATGTGATTGTACAGCATCTAAATTTGGTTGTTGTCCAGATGGTGTAACAAATGCTGAAGGTGACAACTTTGAGGGTTGTACGGATGTGCCAGTCAATCGACAAGAAGCTTGTAAATTGAGCAAAGATCGTGGAAATGGACGCAATTATACAGTGAAATGGTATTATGATATGGAATATGGTGGTTGTTCAAGATTTTGGTACGGTGGTGAAGATGGTAACGATAATCGATTTGTATCACAAGAAGAATGTCGAAGTGTTTGTGTCGAGCCACAAGGAAAAGATGTATGTAACTTACCAAAAGTAGCTGGTGCATGCGAAGGATATTATCCTACTTGGTACTATGACAAAGAACGAAAACAATGTACACAATTTATTTATGGTGGATGCCtgggtaataataatcgattcAAAACACGTGAAGAATGTTTGGAGCTGTGTGCTCCTGCTGATATTAAAGATGTTTGCCAATTACCTAAAGAAGAAGGTCCTTGTAATGGACGTCATGAACGATGGTATTACAATGCGGAATCCGATAAATGTGATCGATTCCTTTACGGAGGTTGTAAAGGAAATGGTAATAACTTTAACACTGAAGATGCTTGTAgccaaaaatgtttgaaacctGGTGAACAAAAAG CTAAATGTCAACTACCAAACGAACAGGGTAATTGTACAGAAAAATTACCTCGTTGGTACTTTAATACTAAGGACAATCGATGCATGCCATTCTATTATTCTGGATGTAGTGGAAACGATAACAACTTTGTGGATAGAACGTATTGTGAAAAAGATTGTCCACCAAAAATAC AATTGGATCTCTGTCATTTACCTGCGGAAACTGGAGAATGCTACCAATACACACCTCGATGGTATTATGATACAAAAGAACGTAATTGCAGACAATTCTACTACGGAGGTTGTGGaggtaatgaaaataatttccaaacaCAGCAAGAATGTGAGGGACGTTGTGAATTCATACCTACAGAGCCACCAGCAGTTACAACTTCTGGACCATTCAAAACTG aattttGCTTCCTGCCCAGCGTTAGTGGATCATGTTCAAATCAAACTAGACGCTTTTACTACGATAGTCGTGTTGGAGTATGTCAGCAATTTTTGTACACTGGTTGTGAGGGCAATCAAAACAACTTTGAAACAATTGAGGAATGCCACCGAAATTGTGCTAATTCTcaag ATCTTTGCACTTTACCCAAAGTGGAAGGACCATGCGATGCATCATACGATCAATGGTATTATAATAAGGGCACAGACCAATGTGAACCATTTGTCTACGGTGGGTGCGCAGGAAATACTAATCGTTTCAATGATCAACAATCATGTGAGCAACGATGTCAACGGCGTCGGGCTCCAGACAGCCCTATTGAAACTACAACAAGAGgcttattatcaactttaagaCCTAGACCTGAACCACAACCACAAATAAATAGGACAGTAGAAGCATTATGCTATTCTAGAGCTGATCCAGGTCAATGTTCGGATAATATTTCAGCGTGGTTCTATAATCCATCAGCCCAAAGGTGTGACCAGTTTGTATATACAGGATGTGGTGGAAATGAAAATCGATATGAAAGCGAAGAAGCTTGTGAACGAAGTTGTGGACGCTTTAGAGGTCAAG ATGTATGTAGATATCCTAAAGATACAGGAACTTGTAGAGCTCTGATACCTAAATATTATTTCGATTATGCCACGAGTTCTTGCCAACAATTTAACTATGGTGGATGTGGAGGGAATGGTAACCGATTTAGCAGTCTCGCTGAATGTGAATCAATATGCAGCGCTCCAAAACAAGAAGTTCGTCCTCCAGTCACACAAGGGCCAGCACTTAGCCGCGAAg tccTATGTACGATGCCACTGGCCCAAGGAAATTGTGGAGGAGGCTATAAACGTTGGTTCTATGATGATGAACGTGGCAATTGTATTCCATTCATTTATACTGGCTGTTCTGGCAACGAAAATAGATTTAGAAGTTTTGAAGattgtataaattattgtgTAAACTTCACGCAAGTGAATGCACCAACAC aggTTTTAACAACCGAATCACCATGCAGAGCTCAAACAGCACATTGTGAGTCATTAAAATGTCCTTATGGTGTTGAACGGCGTATCGATGAAATTGGATGCGAAGAATGTTTATGTTACGACCCTTGCCGTGAACAAGTTTGTCCATCGGGTAGTCGATGCGTTGTAGacttaaaatacgaaaatcgaacAACAATACCAATGCCACAATGTCGATTGGAAAGCAAACCAGGACAGTGTCCTTTATTATCTGCTCGATCATCAATAGCATGCGAACAAGAATGTTATACAGATGCTGATTGCCGTGATGAGGATAAATGTTGTGCAAATGATTGTGGATCGGCGTGTGTTAGCCCGACTGCCCCAGAATTTGCAATATCAACTGAAGCTCAACCAGCATACACTGAACCACCAGTATTAAGCGGCG TTCAAGCTCCAACATTTGAGGAAACGGAACCACAACTTGAAGCAGAAGAAGGATATTATGTAACAATACGTTGTGTTGCTCATGGATTCCCTATACCACGAATCACTTGGAGAAAAGGTGCTTTTGTA ttTGACAGACCAATGGCTCGTATACGACTTTTGCCTGATGGCTCTCTACAAATTGTTAATGTACTTCGATCGGATGCTGGTGTTTATATTTGTGTAGCTAATAATGGCGTAGGACATCCATTACAAAAAGAATTCGAATTGCGAGTAATCG CTCCAACCCAACCACGACCAGCTAGAATCTTTGGTGATGAAGGTACACAACCTGTAGCAAACTTAGGCTCTCCTTATACTCTATACTGTTATGCAATGGGTTGGCCAACACCGCATGTACAATGGTGGCATGGTGATCGAATCCTTCCATTAGATAGAAGTCCTTATGAACAATCCCGATATTTCTCATTAACAATTAATCCTGTTGAATTACATAACCTTGGTACCTATACCTGCCATGCTTATAATGGTTTTGATAGAGCATCATCGTGGGATACGACATTATTTGCTTTGGGTCCAGTTTATTCTAATAATCCTAACGATATTAACTTCTtccaatatattaaaaatcctCCAGACACTACTAACCAAAATGAAACCACTGCTATTCCTACACAATCCACAATTGAGCCAACCACTAATGCTACGAAACCTCCACGAAGAGTGTATAAAG TACCAGTACGAACGAACATTACATTAACGAAGATAACGTACGCTGTTGGTGAAGAAATTTCGATACCATGCAACGTTGACGGTTATCCGATCCCACGTGTACAATGGTTTAAAGATAATCGACGAATCGAACCATCAACTCGATTTAACATTACtg AGGGAAATCGATTAATGATAATTGATGCAAAAGTGAGTGACTCGGGTGAATATCGGTGTGAAGCCGAAAATCAATATAGTAGAAATTCTAGTTCTGTTGACATTCGAGTACAAg gtaTATATGTACCACCAGGTTGTAAGGATAATCCATTCTTAGCAAACTGTACATTAATTGTAAAAGCAAATTATTGTAGTCATAAATATTATCAACGTTTCTGTTGTGAATCTTGTGTCTTAGCTGGACAATTATGGTTACCACCAAAAGAAGCCACGGCCAGTAAACGTGACGATATTACGAATATCATCTAG